A region from the Phycisphaerales bacterium genome encodes:
- a CDS encoding DEAD/DEAH box helicase, translating to MNDHPTHEDPQINNSNESPNDESVETSSLVDEQRAPAEDDPSNENGPAKGAHEIFDSSITFADLGLRSSVLKGVDEAGFVHPTAIQAKLIPVALTGRDILGQAKTGTGKTAAFGLPLLHMCSKDVPFQALVLAPTRELAIQITDEIEQLGKHTPIRAMTVYGGQSIATQTKRLQQGAPIVVGTPGRVMDMVQRGVLHFRNIRFAMLDEVDRMLDIGFREDIRRILELCPPPGPPVLPKPDGTSSGRQTIFVSATISPDIEKLARRYMHDPEKIVTSAGSLTVSLVKQYYLPVNPWDKKKLLVHLLTHEEPDLTIVFCRLKRTVDDLAAVLTRKGIEAHAIHGDMSQSKRNATMKALRGGKLSVLIASDLASRGIDVEGISHVINYDLPEDPDLYVHRIGRTARAGRGGIAWSFVSPAQGELLTSIELLINAEIPKLDYTDFTPSEKPADWRDQGPRQGGLVLADAGSTPPPPATPKTNRIEASKPNLPVAKDAVDPTKFPGGIVPTKLPPKRMMGRLKGRGR from the coding sequence ATGAACGACCACCCCACCCACGAAGACCCCCAGATCAACAACTCGAACGAATCGCCAAACGACGAGAGTGTCGAGACCTCCTCGCTCGTCGATGAGCAAAGGGCCCCGGCCGAGGATGATCCCTCGAACGAGAATGGCCCCGCGAAGGGCGCCCACGAGATCTTCGACTCCTCCATCACCTTCGCCGACCTTGGCCTTCGCTCCAGCGTTCTCAAGGGTGTGGATGAGGCCGGCTTCGTCCATCCCACGGCCATCCAGGCGAAACTCATCCCCGTCGCCCTCACCGGTCGCGACATCCTCGGCCAAGCCAAGACCGGCACGGGCAAGACCGCGGCGTTCGGGCTGCCCCTGCTCCACATGTGCTCCAAGGACGTGCCCTTCCAGGCGCTCGTCCTCGCCCCGACGCGCGAACTCGCGATCCAGATCACCGACGAGATCGAGCAACTCGGCAAGCACACGCCGATCCGCGCCATGACCGTCTATGGCGGGCAGTCGATCGCGACGCAGACCAAGAGGTTGCAGCAGGGCGCGCCGATCGTCGTCGGCACGCCGGGACGCGTGATGGACATGGTCCAGCGCGGCGTCCTGCACTTCCGCAACATCCGCTTCGCGATGCTCGACGAGGTCGATCGCATGCTCGACATCGGCTTCCGCGAGGACATCCGCCGGATCCTCGAGTTGTGCCCCCCGCCCGGCCCGCCGGTGTTGCCCAAGCCCGATGGGACGAGCAGCGGACGCCAGACGATCTTCGTTTCCGCCACGATCTCGCCCGACATCGAGAAACTCGCCCGGCGGTATATGCACGACCCCGAGAAGATCGTGACGAGCGCCGGCTCGCTCACGGTCAGCCTCGTGAAGCAGTACTACCTCCCCGTGAATCCGTGGGACAAGAAGAAGTTGCTTGTGCACTTGCTGACGCACGAGGAGCCCGACCTGACGATCGTCTTCTGCCGCCTGAAGCGCACCGTCGACGATCTCGCCGCCGTGCTCACCAGGAAGGGGATCGAGGCCCACGCGATCCATGGCGACATGTCGCAGAGCAAGCGCAACGCGACGATGAAGGCGCTCCGTGGCGGCAAACTCAGCGTGCTCATCGCGAGCGATCTCGCCAGCCGGGGCATCGACGTCGAGGGGATCAGCCACGTCATCAACTATGACCTCCCCGAGGATCCGGACCTGTACGTGCACCGCATCGGCCGTACGGCCCGCGCCGGCCGCGGCGGGATCGCGTGGAGTTTCGTCTCTCCCGCTCAGGGCGAACTCCTCACGAGCATCGAACTGCTCATCAATGCCGAGATCCCGAAACTGGACTACACCGACTTCACGCCCTCGGAAAAGCCCGCGGACTGGCGCGACCAGGGCCCAAGGCAAGGGGGGCTCGTCCTCGCCGACGCGGGGAGCACGCCGCCGCCGCCCGCGACACCCAAGACCAACCGCATCGAGGCGTCGAAGCCGAATCTGCCGGTGGCCAAGGACGCGGTGGACCCGACCAAGTTCCCGGGCGGGATCGTGCCGACGAAACTCCCGCCGAAGCGGATGATGGGACGCCTGAAGGGACGCGGGCGGTAG
- a CDS encoding adenylosuccinate lyase produces MTSPYDTYTSPLASRNASKEMLRLWSPRHKFNTWRRIWLAVAEAQHELGLPVTKEQVEELRAVVNRPGGITDEEMKAAEKYERELRHDVMAHVHALGDSCPKAKGIIHLGMTSQDVVCNAERLILADSLGLICTKAGRLICGMASQSAVYLRTPTLGFTHYQPAQPLTVGRRIAQWAYELSLCYSRLDSAYRYNYSKGLRGATGTQASFLALAADVARSTQQEESSVVAGLEQRVFESLGFSGHASRWSFDGWDTDRQHALTTQTYPRVVDTFILADLASTASVLHKIATDIRLLCNRKELDEPFEDKQIGSSAMPYKRNPMRCERICGLTRFVMNLVGNAYDTAATQWLERTLDDSSNRRLSLPEAFLALDGALDLMHNVASGLIVHEAMVKKNLMAELPFMATENILMACVKLGGDRQHYHELIRVHAQAAGLRVKQEGKDNDLLDRLNADKNFWSKARGGPLVAELDWDGVMDPMKYVGRSVEQTERFLKEVVEPLREQYKDALAGLEESSPRV; encoded by the coding sequence ATGACCTCACCCTACGACACGTACACCAGCCCGCTCGCCTCGCGGAACGCGAGTAAGGAGATGCTCCGCCTCTGGTCGCCGCGCCACAAGTTCAACACGTGGCGGCGGATCTGGCTCGCCGTCGCCGAGGCCCAGCACGAACTGGGCCTACCCGTGACGAAGGAGCAGGTCGAGGAGTTGCGAGCCGTCGTCAATCGCCCCGGCGGGATCACCGACGAGGAGATGAAGGCCGCGGAGAAGTATGAGCGGGAGCTGCGGCACGACGTGATGGCCCATGTCCACGCGCTAGGCGACTCGTGCCCCAAGGCCAAAGGGATTATCCATCTGGGGATGACGAGCCAGGATGTGGTGTGCAATGCGGAACGCCTGATCCTCGCAGATTCGCTCGGGCTCATATGCACGAAAGCAGGTCGATTGATCTGCGGTATGGCATCGCAATCAGCGGTGTACCTACGTACTCCCACCTTGGGCTTCACGCACTATCAACCCGCTCAACCGCTGACGGTCGGTCGACGAATTGCTCAGTGGGCGTACGAATTGAGCTTGTGTTACTCACGGCTAGATTCAGCGTATCGCTATAACTACTCGAAGGGGCTTCGTGGCGCAACGGGAACCCAAGCATCTTTCCTCGCGCTTGCTGCGGACGTCGCCAGATCGACCCAGCAAGAAGAATCTTCGGTCGTTGCCGGCCTTGAACAGAGGGTGTTTGAGTCGCTTGGTTTCAGCGGTCACGCTTCTCGATGGAGCTTTGACGGGTGGGACACCGATCGTCAACACGCGCTGACTACCCAAACCTACCCCCGCGTCGTCGACACCTTCATCCTCGCCGACCTCGCCTCCACAGCCTCTGTCCTCCACAAGATCGCCACCGACATCCGCCTCCTCTGCAACCGCAAGGAACTCGACGAGCCCTTCGAGGACAAGCAGATCGGCTCGTCCGCGATGCCCTACAAGCGCAACCCGATGCGCTGCGAGCGGATCTGTGGCCTGACACGCTTCGTCATGAACCTCGTCGGCAACGCCTACGACACCGCCGCCACGCAGTGGCTCGAGCGCACGCTCGACGACTCCTCGAATCGTCGCCTCTCGCTCCCCGAGGCCTTCCTCGCTCTCGACGGCGCCCTCGACCTCATGCACAATGTCGCGAGCGGCCTCATCGTCCACGAGGCGATGGTCAAGAAGAACCTGATGGCCGAACTCCCCTTCATGGCCACCGAGAACATCCTGATGGCCTGCGTGAAACTCGGCGGCGACCGCCAGCACTACCACGAACTCATCCGCGTCCACGCCCAGGCCGCGGGGCTGCGGGTCAAGCAGGAGGGGAAGGACAACGACCTGCTCGACCGCCTCAATGCCGACAAGAACTTCTGGTCCAAGGCCCGCGGCGGGCCGCTCGTGGCCGAACTTGATTGGGACGGTGTCATGGACCCGATGAAGTACGTCGGCCGCAGCGTCGAACAGACCGAGCGATTCTTGAAGGAAGTCGTCGAACCGCTTCGCGAGCAGTACAAGGACGCGCTCGCGGGGCTGGAGGAGAGTTCGCCGAGGGTGTGA
- the neuC gene encoding UDP-N-acetylglucosamine 2-epimerase (hydrolyzing), which produces MIGPEHLPSPNPRRSNGTSRPARVAVVTGTRAEFGLLRPVMRAIDAHKDLELLVIAAGTHLIQPAETFREVKASFDIADSIPMQIAGRTGRYEDAESVARGLGRFARSFDRLRPDWIIVLGDRIEPFAAASAGALLGIAVAHIHGGDRAEGVADDSLRHAITKLSHVHLPATPASAERIIRMGEHEHRVHVIGSPSLDELGSMPMLDAESLKELGTPDTVFLMHPMGRHAEQEEAAAAEVLKGLEGRRVLALHPNFDPGRDGIMRALGHASVEGVVGRVRVVSHLPREKFVGLLRHLATMSGGGVLVGNSSAGLIEAAALKVRVVDVGSRQQGRERFANVVQATESAPSVAGAVEKACTLDLSTLAHAYGDGHAGRRLADVLASLDPHDPRLLRKINAY; this is translated from the coding sequence ATGATCGGCCCGGAGCATCTGCCAAGTCCAAATCCACGTCGCTCGAACGGCACCTCGCGCCCCGCACGCGTGGCCGTCGTCACCGGCACGCGCGCCGAGTTCGGCCTGCTCCGCCCCGTGATGCGCGCGATCGACGCGCACAAGGACCTTGAACTCCTCGTCATCGCCGCGGGCACACACCTGATCCAGCCCGCCGAGACGTTCCGCGAGGTGAAGGCCTCGTTCGACATCGCCGACTCGATCCCCATGCAGATCGCCGGGCGGACCGGGCGGTACGAGGACGCCGAGAGCGTCGCCCGAGGCCTCGGGCGCTTCGCGCGGAGTTTCGATCGTCTCCGCCCCGACTGGATCATCGTGCTGGGGGACCGCATCGAGCCGTTCGCCGCGGCCAGCGCGGGGGCGCTCCTGGGGATCGCCGTCGCCCACATCCATGGCGGCGACCGGGCCGAGGGCGTCGCCGACGACTCGCTCCGCCACGCGATCACGAAACTCTCGCACGTGCATCTCCCCGCGACGCCCGCCTCCGCCGAGAGGATCATCAGGATGGGTGAGCATGAGCACCGCGTTCACGTCATCGGCTCGCCCTCGCTCGATGAGTTGGGCTCGATGCCAATGCTCGACGCCGAATCGCTCAAAGAACTCGGCACGCCCGACACGGTCTTCCTGATGCACCCGATGGGTCGCCACGCCGAGCAGGAGGAGGCCGCCGCCGCCGAAGTCTTGAAGGGGCTCGAGGGTCGGCGTGTGCTCGCGCTCCATCCGAACTTCGATCCCGGGCGCGATGGGATCATGCGGGCGCTCGGGCACGCGAGCGTTGAAGGGGTGGTGGGGCGCGTCCGCGTCGTCTCGCACCTGCCACGCGAGAAGTTCGTCGGGTTGCTCAGGCACCTCGCCACGATGTCGGGTGGTGGTGTGCTGGTGGGGAACAGTTCCGCCGGCCTCATCGAGGCCGCGGCTCTCAAGGTCCGAGTCGTCGATGTCGGCTCGCGCCAGCAAGGCCGGGAACGGTTCGCGAATGTCGTGCAGGCGACCGAGTCCGCCCCGAGCGTGGCCGGCGCGGTCGAGAAGGCGTGCACCCTGGACCTCTCCACGCTGGCGCACGCCTATGGCGATGGACACGCCGGGCGTCGGCTGGCCGACGTGCTTGCGAGCCTTGATCCGCACGATCCGCGCCTGCTCCGCAAGATCAATGCGTATTGA
- a CDS encoding HDOD domain-containing protein gives MSVLTQEREQIVTSAIREISHIATLPEITMRIVELVEDPKSTAQDLHKVISNDPALCSRILKVVNSSFYGLPGQIGSINRAIVMLGLNAVKNIAIAASLAKLFKGGELTPGFSAKDLWTHSNIVSAACKMIANSLKLGLSDEAFLAGLIHDIGLMVEMQYDRNKLVDVFRRVGADSKGIPATEMLAIEQEVFGATHQDFGAGLCEKWKFPKSFAFVTGYHHRPMDLPSENRTLSCIVYVADRLAADTGQGFRADLLHTTFDPAVLEQLKLTNEKIDEIRKNLSTHVKDLGALLG, from the coding sequence ATGAGCGTCCTCACCCAAGAGCGTGAACAGATTGTGACCTCGGCGATCCGTGAGATCAGCCACATCGCCACGCTCCCCGAGATCACGATGCGGATCGTCGAACTCGTCGAAGATCCCAAGTCCACCGCGCAGGATCTCCACAAGGTCATCAGCAACGACCCGGCCCTCTGCAGCCGCATCCTCAAGGTTGTCAACAGTTCGTTCTACGGACTCCCCGGGCAGATCGGCTCGATCAACCGCGCCATCGTGATGCTCGGGCTCAACGCCGTCAAGAACATCGCGATCGCCGCCAGCCTCGCCAAACTCTTCAAGGGTGGTGAACTGACTCCCGGCTTCTCCGCCAAGGACCTCTGGACGCACTCGAACATCGTCTCCGCCGCGTGCAAGATGATCGCCAACTCGCTGAAGCTGGGCCTCTCCGACGAGGCCTTCCTCGCCGGCCTGATCCACGACATCGGGCTGATGGTCGAGATGCAGTACGACCGCAACAAACTCGTCGACGTCTTCCGCCGCGTCGGCGCCGACAGCAAGGGCATCCCCGCGACCGAGATGCTCGCGATCGAGCAGGAAGTCTTCGGCGCGACCCACCAGGACTTCGGCGCCGGGCTGTGCGAGAAGTGGAAGTTCCCCAAGAGCTTCGCCTTCGTCACGGGCTACCACCACCGCCCGATGGATCTCCCCAGCGAGAACCGCACGCTCTCGTGCATCGTGTACGTCGCCGACCGCCTCGCCGCCGACACAGGCCAGGGCTTCCGTGCCGATCTGCTGCACACGACCTTTGACCCGGCCGTGCTCGAGCAGTTGAAACTCACCAACGAGAAGATCGATGAGATTCGCAAGAACCTCTCGACCCACGTCAAGGACCTGGGCGCCCTGCTCGGATAA
- the surE gene encoding 5'/3'-nucleotidase SurE produces MRILLTNDDGIRAPGIEAMHDALLEWGRSSSTPLEVFTVAPQTVQSASGHGVTFHTPIMVREERVSARMVGVAVDARPADCVKLAISNIWPEKHGKGSRPDLVISGLNSGANCGINVIYSGTVAAALEAAFLGVPSIAMSLMLGTGKPRYDVAARWACKAVERLMSGDVMRAHECVSVNVPPVEENGGESRMPGVVVCPMNTHGLVDQYERRMNPIGEVYYWASGHGLDFHGTEKGTDVDHLLQGRITVTPLMYDLTRHGMLDEMRTRLGTK; encoded by the coding sequence GTGCGCATCCTTCTCACCAACGACGACGGCATCCGGGCGCCAGGGATCGAGGCGATGCATGACGCGCTGCTCGAATGGGGCAGGTCGTCCTCCACGCCGCTCGAGGTCTTTACTGTGGCGCCGCAGACGGTGCAGTCGGCCTCCGGGCATGGGGTGACGTTTCACACCCCGATCATGGTTCGCGAGGAGCGCGTCTCGGCGAGGATGGTCGGCGTGGCGGTGGATGCGAGGCCCGCGGACTGCGTGAAACTCGCGATCTCCAACATCTGGCCCGAGAAGCACGGCAAGGGTTCGAGGCCGGACCTGGTGATCAGCGGGTTGAACTCGGGGGCGAACTGCGGCATCAACGTGATCTATTCGGGGACGGTGGCGGCGGCCCTCGAAGCGGCGTTTCTGGGCGTGCCGTCGATCGCAATGAGCCTGATGCTCGGCACGGGAAAGCCGCGGTATGACGTGGCGGCGCGCTGGGCGTGCAAGGCCGTCGAGCGGTTGATGTCGGGCGACGTGATGCGCGCGCACGAGTGCGTGAGCGTGAACGTCCCACCGGTCGAGGAGAACGGCGGGGAGTCTCGGATGCCGGGCGTCGTGGTGTGCCCGATGAACACGCACGGGCTCGTGGATCAGTACGAACGGCGTATGAACCCCATCGGCGAGGTGTATTACTGGGCCTCGGGGCACGGGCTGGATTTCCATGGAACCGAGAAGGGGACGGACGTCGACCACCTGTTGCAAGGAAGGATCACGGTCACGCCGTTGATGTACGACCTGACGCGCCACGGCATGCTCGACGAGATGCGCACGCGGCTTGGGACCAAGTGA
- the mutM gene encoding bifunctional DNA-formamidopyrimidine glycosylase/DNA-(apurinic or apyrimidinic site) lyase has translation MPELPEVESIRRSLEPTLRGSRVTSVDLRRADIAHDEHDRTPSPEALLQGATIDRLERKGKQLAIVSSDGRVLVVHLGMSGNLRLLEQYGGEVDLPPHTHAVWSLKSSSGPATLFFRDPRRFGGLTTLSSLAAVSARWQELGPDALTVAAASLAERLKGTRAIKAALLDQSVIAGVGNIYADEALFLAGIHPKRRVSTLRPFEIARLADSIQNVLEASIQAGGTTLRDYANAAGRPGGFQKAHNVYARAGRPCVACGASLRAILLAQRTTTYCPTCQPVRTPIGRGFHTRSTLQSGE, from the coding sequence GTGCCCGAACTCCCCGAGGTCGAGTCCATCCGGAGATCCCTTGAGCCGACGCTCCGCGGCTCGCGCGTCACCAGCGTGGATCTCCGCCGAGCGGACATCGCCCATGACGAGCACGATCGCACGCCGTCACCGGAAGCCCTGCTCCAGGGCGCAACGATCGATCGCCTCGAACGCAAGGGGAAGCAACTCGCGATCGTGTCGAGCGATGGACGGGTGTTGGTGGTCCACCTGGGCATGAGCGGCAACCTGCGTCTGCTCGAGCAGTACGGAGGAGAAGTTGATCTTCCGCCACACACCCATGCCGTGTGGTCGCTGAAGTCCTCAAGCGGGCCAGCCACGCTCTTCTTCCGTGACCCGCGCCGATTCGGCGGGCTGACCACACTCTCATCGCTGGCCGCAGTCTCGGCACGATGGCAAGAACTCGGCCCCGACGCCCTGACTGTCGCGGCCGCATCCCTGGCCGAGCGCCTCAAAGGAACCCGGGCGATCAAGGCCGCCCTCCTCGACCAGAGCGTGATCGCCGGCGTGGGGAACATCTACGCCGACGAGGCCCTCTTCCTCGCGGGGATCCATCCCAAGCGGCGGGTCTCCACCCTGCGACCGTTTGAGATCGCACGCCTGGCGGATTCCATCCAGAACGTGCTCGAGGCGTCGATCCAGGCGGGTGGGACGACCCTGCGGGACTATGCCAACGCCGCAGGCCGTCCGGGCGGCTTCCAGAAGGCCCACAACGTCTATGCCCGTGCCGGGCGGCCCTGTGTCGCCTGTGGGGCCTCCCTGCGGGCGATCCTGCTCGCCCAGCGAACCACGACCTACTGCCCTACCTGCCAACCGGTGCGAACGCCAATTGGCCGCGGCTTCCACACCCGATCCACACTCCAATCGGGTGAATGA
- the dnaA gene encoding chromosomal replication initiator protein DnaA, translating into MTQTNANLLRDMLAHLRRHHPTMCRQWFEEIVPLGIDGGALNLRAESPTHQTYLKTSCAQAFSEAAMAVTGNFLPVRFLGPDDPAPTSVRMKERPAKVGVLVGAGAGVTGGTERGVVSTPEIVVYQGGVAGDPTRRLAHEPPKAGRPAWTGDVVLIPDFTFENYIVGPENRFAHAAAKSVASQPGGNFNPLFIHGGVGLGKTHLLQAICLEILRKKPDTAVAFLSCDNFMTQFFSCVEQGDYTALRHRFREVDVLVVDDIHDLKGKDRAQEEFFHTFNELKQSGSQIVLSSDAPPDEIPELSDRLMSRFKQGVVEQMHPPVFETRVAIVKSKARVRGITIPDDVACLIAERCTTNVRELEGAISQMQIHSSVDARPIDMILAREALGTAVPQTAPNVSIQSIFAAVTDFYGLKSSDLQSKKRERSVVFPRQIGMYLARRHTRLSLIEIGGYFGGRDHTTVLHANKSIESRLETDTGELRGVIAEIESKMARGDE; encoded by the coding sequence ATGACCCAGACCAACGCAAACCTGTTGCGCGACATGCTCGCGCATCTCCGCCGGCATCACCCCACCATGTGCCGCCAGTGGTTCGAGGAGATCGTGCCCCTGGGGATCGATGGGGGGGCGCTCAACCTGCGGGCGGAATCCCCCACACACCAGACGTATCTCAAGACGTCATGCGCCCAGGCGTTCTCCGAGGCGGCGATGGCCGTCACCGGGAACTTCCTGCCCGTGCGCTTCCTCGGGCCCGACGACCCCGCGCCCACAAGCGTGCGGATGAAAGAACGCCCCGCGAAAGTCGGCGTGCTCGTCGGCGCCGGAGCGGGCGTCACGGGCGGCACCGAACGTGGTGTCGTCTCCACGCCCGAGATTGTGGTTTATCAAGGAGGTGTCGCGGGCGATCCAACGAGGCGTCTCGCCCATGAGCCGCCCAAGGCCGGTCGGCCGGCGTGGACGGGGGATGTCGTTCTCATTCCAGACTTCACCTTCGAGAACTACATCGTCGGGCCGGAGAACCGCTTCGCCCACGCCGCCGCGAAGTCCGTCGCCAGCCAGCCCGGCGGGAACTTCAACCCCCTCTTCATCCATGGCGGGGTCGGCCTGGGCAAGACGCACCTGCTCCAGGCGATCTGCCTCGAGATCCTGCGGAAGAAGCCCGACACCGCCGTGGCGTTCCTCTCGTGCGACAACTTCATGACTCAGTTCTTCAGTTGCGTCGAGCAGGGTGACTACACGGCGCTCCGGCATCGATTCCGTGAGGTCGACGTGCTCGTCGTCGACGACATCCACGACCTCAAGGGCAAGGACCGCGCCCAGGAGGAGTTCTTCCACACCTTCAACGAACTCAAGCAGTCGGGCTCGCAGATCGTGCTCTCGTCCGACGCGCCGCCGGACGAGATCCCCGAACTTTCCGACCGCCTGATGAGCCGGTTCAAGCAGGGCGTCGTGGAGCAGATGCATCCGCCCGTGTTCGAGACGCGCGTTGCGATCGTCAAGAGCAAGGCCCGGGTCCGGGGGATCACGATCCCCGACGATGTCGCGTGCCTGATCGCCGAGCGCTGCACGACGAACGTCCGCGAGTTGGAGGGCGCGATCAGCCAGATGCAGATCCACTCGAGCGTGGACGCCCGTCCCATCGACATGATCCTGGCGCGTGAGGCGCTGGGCACGGCCGTCCCCCAGACGGCTCCGAACGTCTCCATCCAGTCGATCTTTGCCGCCGTGACGGACTTTTACGGGCTCAAGAGCAGCGACCTGCAGTCGAAGAAGCGCGAGCGCTCGGTCGTCTTCCCGCGCCAGATCGGGATGTACCTCGCCCGGCGGCACACGCGACTCTCGCTCATCGAGATCGGCGGCTACTTCGGTGGGCGCGACCACACGACCGTTCTCCACGCGAACAAGTCCATCGAGTCGCGCCTGGAGACCGACACGGGCGAACTGCGGGGCGTGATCGCGGAGATCGAGTCCAAGATGGCCCGGGGCGACGAGTAG
- a CDS encoding TVP38/TMEM64 family protein, with product MKSAWATIVKLGPASWLALGALVLPPLGSIVLFAYLKTIGTWLKEQGATGISAYIVAFILFAGLALLPTYSTAIVGGWAFGLKVGIPAALAGFTGGSLLAYAICKPTAAERVEKVIQEHPRWAQVRTALIGGSTLKTLAIVSLVRLPPNSPFAMTNLVLASTRVRLWIFALGTLVGMAPRTIIAVWIGSNIQQQLEEGADKKPLWLIIGGIVLSLLVLGIIGLIAKRSLAHMVSQTPANAPGSSTPQA from the coding sequence ATGAAATCGGCCTGGGCGACGATCGTGAAACTCGGACCGGCCAGTTGGCTCGCGCTCGGCGCGTTGGTCCTTCCACCCCTCGGATCGATCGTTCTCTTCGCGTATCTCAAAACCATCGGCACGTGGTTGAAAGAACAAGGCGCCACCGGCATCTCGGCATACATCGTGGCCTTCATCCTCTTCGCCGGGCTGGCGCTGCTCCCGACATACTCCACCGCGATCGTTGGCGGATGGGCGTTTGGTCTGAAGGTCGGCATCCCCGCCGCCCTCGCCGGATTCACCGGCGGCAGCCTCCTCGCCTACGCCATCTGCAAGCCCACCGCCGCCGAACGTGTCGAGAAGGTCATCCAGGAGCATCCGCGCTGGGCCCAGGTCCGCACGGCCCTCATCGGCGGCTCGACGCTCAAGACCCTCGCGATCGTGTCGCTCGTGCGCCTCCCGCCGAACTCCCCCTTCGCCATGACCAATCTCGTCCTCGCGAGCACCAGGGTCCGCCTCTGGATCTTCGCGCTGGGCACGCTCGTCGGCATGGCGCCCAGGACCATCATCGCCGTCTGGATCGGCTCAAACATCCAGCAGCAACTCGAAGAGGGAGCCGACAAGAAGCCCCTCTGGCTCATCATCGGCGGCATCGTCCTGAGCCTGCTCGTCCTCGGCATCATCGGCCTGATCGCCAAACGCTCACTCGCCCACATGGTCTCGCAAACCCCCGCGAACGCGCCAGGCTCGAGCACGCCTCAGGCCTAG